In the Thermodesulfovibrio yellowstonii DSM 11347 genome, one interval contains:
- a CDS encoding ABC1 kinase family protein → MDILRIKKTYFSAKRLQEIINVFLKHGFGQIIDQIHLGRFIGLKKRIRSFGRWPYYKVPTIAERLRIAFEELGPTFIKLGQLLASRPDMVTLNYAKEFKKLQDRVPPFKVEVVYEIIEKELGISIEKVFQSFNPEPIGSASIAQVHEATLMNGERVIVKVRRPGIKEQIMLDLSILQTLAKLVEKYISESKLFDPVGIVDEFSKSITKELDFRREARNAIIFKEKFKNEEKVYIPHVFREFTTEKILVMEKVDGIRIDDKESIKEKGLNIETLLNTLIDIYFKQIFDYGFFHGDPHPGNILVRDDGRIALVDFGIVQRIDEEFKEAYANVALAIINQNTEQLITEYLKLGIIPEDIDREKIKKELKEDIEELLFPIYTYRIEEIKISELIESIMRVCLKHRLRFLPELLLIDKVLIMLEGLTRELCPKISIIELLKPYARKIISKRLHPEFYLNKTFKALREFRDALEHIPFQFKTLLKKAVRDEITVRMYHVNLPEFIKDIDKASNKIAFSLIVSAMILSSAIMHANQVKPLIYGISLFGLITGVFAFFLGLWLIISIIRSGKL, encoded by the coding sequence ATGGATATTTTAAGAATAAAAAAAACGTATTTTTCAGCAAAGAGACTACAAGAAATAATCAATGTGTTTTTAAAACACGGATTTGGACAAATAATTGATCAGATTCATCTTGGTAGATTTATTGGTCTAAAGAAAAGGATTAGAAGTTTCGGAAGATGGCCATATTATAAAGTCCCCACCATTGCTGAAAGGCTTAGAATAGCATTTGAAGAACTCGGACCTACATTTATAAAACTTGGTCAACTTCTCGCATCACGTCCTGACATGGTCACGCTAAATTATGCGAAGGAGTTTAAAAAACTTCAAGACAGAGTCCCTCCTTTTAAAGTGGAAGTTGTTTACGAAATTATAGAAAAAGAACTGGGTATTTCAATTGAAAAGGTTTTTCAAAGTTTTAATCCAGAGCCAATAGGTTCTGCATCAATTGCACAGGTTCATGAAGCTACATTGATGAATGGAGAAAGGGTTATTGTGAAGGTTAGACGTCCTGGTATTAAAGAACAGATTATGCTTGATCTTTCAATACTTCAAACTCTTGCTAAACTTGTTGAAAAATATATTTCAGAAAGTAAGCTATTTGACCCTGTCGGAATTGTGGATGAATTTTCAAAATCTATTACAAAAGAGCTTGATTTTAGAAGAGAAGCAAGAAATGCAATAATTTTTAAGGAAAAATTTAAAAATGAGGAAAAAGTTTATATTCCTCACGTTTTCAGAGAGTTTACTACTGAAAAAATTCTTGTTATGGAAAAAGTAGATGGAATAAGAATTGATGACAAGGAGTCAATTAAAGAGAAAGGACTTAATATAGAAACTCTTTTAAATACGCTGATTGATATATATTTTAAACAAATTTTTGATTATGGCTTTTTTCATGGTGATCCCCATCCTGGGAATATCCTTGTCAGAGATGATGGAAGAATAGCTCTTGTTGATTTTGGTATAGTCCAAAGAATTGATGAAGAATTCAAAGAGGCTTATGCAAATGTCGCACTGGCAATAATAAACCAGAATACTGAACAGTTAATTACAGAGTATCTTAAACTTGGAATAATTCCAGAGGATATTGATAGAGAAAAAATCAAAAAAGAATTAAAGGAAGATATAGAAGAGCTTCTTTTCCCAATTTATACGTACAGAATTGAGGAAATCAAAATATCAGAACTGATTGAATCAATTATGAGAGTATGTTTAAAACATAGACTTAGATTCCTTCCTGAACTTCTTTTAATTGACAAGGTTTTGATAATGCTTGAAGGATTAACAAGAGAACTTTGTCCAAAGATATCTATCATTGAGTTACTAAAACCTTATGCGAGAAAAATTATATCAAAAAGATTGCATCCAGAGTTTTACTTGAACAAAACTTTTAAAGCACTGCGTGAATTCAGGGATGCTCTTGAGCATATTCCATTTCAGTTTAAAACGCTTCTTAAAAAGGCTGTTAGAGATGAGATAACTGTGAGAATGTATCATGTTAATCTTCCAGAGTTTATTAAAGATATTGATAAAGCGAGCAATAAAATTGCATTCAGTCTTATTGTAAGTGCCATGATACTGAGTTCTGCAATAATGCATGCAAACCAGGTAAAACCTTTGATATATGGAATTTCCCTTTTTGGTTTAATTACAGGAGTTTTTGCATTTTTTCTCGGTTTATGGTTGATAATCTCAATAATAAGGTCAGGGAAGTTGTAA
- a CDS encoding lytic transglycosylase domain-containing protein: protein MYKWLTIIAVFFVFFNNNLWADRICVKTIDGERVYTNFCEEKIKKVSTKKLGRVQKISTSQSVSYSSRHELEKIVDEKSRFYGVDSKLIKEMIKEESGWNPNAVSPKGAMGIMQLMPQTAILMGVKDPFDPVQNIDGGIKYMKYLLDRFNGNFKLALAAYNAGPNLVESLGRIPKILETQNYVRKISLRYAGDSGQYRIKKMPIKAIILSDGSVVYTNREDLYIWSTGQ, encoded by the coding sequence ATGTATAAATGGTTGACAATAATAGCAGTATTTTTTGTATTTTTCAACAACAATCTATGGGCAGATAGAATTTGTGTTAAAACAATAGATGGTGAAAGGGTTTATACAAACTTTTGTGAAGAAAAAATTAAAAAAGTATCAACAAAAAAATTAGGTAGGGTCCAAAAAATATCAACATCTCAATCAGTTTCTTATTCATCCAGACATGAGCTTGAGAAAATTGTAGATGAAAAATCCAGGTTTTATGGAGTTGACTCTAAGCTTATAAAAGAAATGATAAAAGAAGAAAGTGGCTGGAATCCAAATGCTGTTTCTCCAAAGGGTGCAATGGGAATTATGCAGCTAATGCCTCAAACAGCAATTCTCATGGGAGTAAAAGACCCATTTGATCCTGTGCAAAACATAGATGGTGGAATAAAATACATGAAATATCTTCTTGACAGGTTCAATGGCAACTTTAAGCTTGCTTTGGCTGCATATAATGCAGGACCCAATCTTGTTGAAAGTCTTGGTAGAATTCCTAAGATTCTTGAAACACAAAATTATGTTAGAAAAATATCTCTAAGGTATGCAGGAGATTCTGGACAATACAGGATCAAAAAAATGCCTATTAAAGCGATTATTCTATCTGATGGCTCTGTTGTATATACAAACAGGGAGGATTTGTATATATGGTCAACAGGACAGTAG
- the nadA gene encoding quinolinate synthase NadA codes for MVNRTVEEILALKKQRNAIILAHNYQREEVQEIADFVGDSLELSRQATKVDCDVIVFCGVHFMAETAAILNPDKTVLLPEIDAGCPMADTVDVEELKRWIDRYPYAPIVSYVNTTAEVKALSYACCTSANAPQIVKAVPFSSIIFVPDKNLADWVKKHVPEKDIIAWNGFCPTHHMIKKEDIIRAKKAHPDALVVVHPECRPEVIELADHVASTSGMVRFARAASQKEFIIGTEVGLLYRLKKENPDKVFYPIKKTMICPNMKITTLESILTALKENQYVIKVPEDIRIKAYEAVQRMLTLIS; via the coding sequence ATGGTCAACAGGACAGTAGAAGAAATTCTTGCTCTTAAAAAACAAAGGAATGCTATAATTCTTGCTCACAACTATCAGAGAGAAGAAGTTCAAGAGATTGCTGACTTTGTTGGAGATTCTCTTGAATTAAGCAGGCAGGCGACAAAGGTTGACTGCGATGTTATTGTTTTTTGCGGAGTTCATTTTATGGCTGAAACTGCTGCTATTCTCAATCCTGATAAAACAGTGCTTCTTCCTGAGATTGATGCTGGTTGTCCTATGGCAGATACTGTAGATGTTGAGGAACTTAAGAGATGGATAGATAGATATCCTTATGCACCTATTGTGTCATATGTTAACACCACTGCAGAGGTTAAGGCATTAAGTTATGCTTGTTGCACCTCTGCCAATGCTCCTCAGATTGTAAAAGCGGTTCCGTTTAGCTCAATTATATTTGTGCCTGATAAAAATCTTGCAGACTGGGTTAAAAAGCATGTTCCTGAAAAAGATATTATTGCGTGGAATGGTTTCTGTCCAACTCATCATATGATAAAAAAAGAGGATATTATTCGGGCGAAAAAGGCTCATCCAGATGCATTGGTTGTTGTTCATCCTGAGTGCCGTCCTGAAGTAATAGAACTTGCTGACCATGTTGCATCCACATCTGGAATGGTAAGATTTGCTCGAGCAGCATCACAAAAAGAGTTTATAATTGGCACAGAAGTCGGGCTTCTTTACAGGCTTAAAAAAGAAAATCCTGATAAGGTTTTCTATCCTATCAAAAAAACCATGATATGCCCCAATATGAAGATTACAACACTTGAAAGCATTCTTACTGCCTTAAAAGAAAATCAATATGTAATTAAAGTCCCTGAAGATATAAGAATCAAAGCCTATGAAGCTGTCCAAAGAATGTTAACTCTCATTTCCTAA
- a CDS encoding class I SAM-dependent methyltransferase, with amino-acid sequence MLKEIIIKKIKKHGAIPFDEFMEMALYYPELGYYTKPDAKIGRQGDFFTASHLGSVFGFFLARQIEIFYQKLNCPKNFTVTEIGPGMGFLAKDILDNIDSSASIKYNLVEINPAFKKVQRERLKEHEDKIFWYSSIEQLESFSGLIICNEVFDALPVRIFEVNDSGQIMEVYVDIGEQEQLIEIFLPCRTDTLEYLQEFAPWVLKMKKYRSEVNLAMKSLIESLSKKLKKGYILIFDYGYTSEEYYHPDRNKGTLLCYYKHNINENPYINIGHQDMTAHVNFTAVEKLATMAGLKFEGYFSQGSYLISLCDEKIFQKIYQKNLKEHFKRLVLPQGMGESHRVMILSKD; translated from the coding sequence GTGCTTAAAGAAATAATCATTAAAAAAATCAAAAAACATGGTGCAATTCCATTTGATGAGTTTATGGAAATGGCTCTTTATTATCCAGAGCTTGGTTATTACACTAAACCAGATGCAAAAATTGGAAGACAGGGAGACTTTTTTACAGCATCTCATCTTGGTTCAGTTTTTGGATTTTTTTTAGCAAGACAAATAGAGATTTTTTATCAAAAGCTCAATTGTCCCAAAAATTTTACCGTAACTGAGATAGGACCAGGCATGGGATTTCTTGCTAAGGATATTCTTGATAATATTGACTCTTCGGCCTCTATAAAATATAATCTCGTAGAAATAAATCCTGCTTTCAAAAAAGTTCAAAGAGAAAGGTTAAAAGAACATGAAGATAAAATTTTTTGGTATAGCTCAATTGAACAATTAGAGTCATTTAGCGGATTAATTATTTGCAACGAAGTCTTTGATGCCCTTCCTGTAAGAATATTTGAAGTGAATGACTCAGGTCAGATTATGGAAGTTTATGTAGACATTGGAGAGCAAGAACAGTTAATTGAAATATTTTTGCCTTGCAGAACAGACACATTAGAGTATTTACAGGAATTCGCACCATGGGTTTTGAAAATGAAAAAATATCGCTCAGAGGTAAATCTTGCAATGAAATCATTAATTGAAAGCTTGAGCAAAAAATTAAAAAAAGGCTATATTTTAATCTTTGATTATGGCTATACCTCAGAAGAATACTATCATCCAGACAGGAATAAAGGCACTTTACTCTGTTATTATAAACACAATATTAATGAAAATCCCTATATAAACATCGGACATCAGGATATGACTGCTCATGTAAATTTTACAGCAGTTGAAAAATTAGCAACTATGGCTGGACTTAAATTTGAAGGATATTTTTCTCAGGGTAGTTATCTTATTTCGCTCTGTGATGAGAAAATATTTCAAAAAATTTATCAAAAGAATTTAAAAGAGCATTTTAAAAGACTTGTGCTCCCCCAAGGAATGGGGGAGTCACACAGAGTTATGATTTTATCTAAGGATTAA
- a CDS encoding CAP domain-containing protein, whose translation MFFLLVFLTNCSNYQYKNATKRYYAELSASEKEELLAEHNKWRAKVGVSALKWSYEMEKLAIDWAYKLSRTYGCRMMHRSSNYGENIFWANYPVTAKYVVDYWAEERFNYDYLSDSCKPGKVCGHYTQIVWKDTREIGCGRALCQGGEEIWVCNYNPAGNIKGKKPY comes from the coding sequence ATGTTTTTTTTATTAGTCTTTCTAACGAATTGCTCAAATTATCAATATAAAAATGCTACTAAACGATATTATGCAGAACTTTCAGCAAGTGAAAAAGAAGAACTACTTGCAGAGCATAATAAATGGAGGGCTAAGGTAGGTGTTTCAGCTTTAAAATGGTCTTATGAAATGGAAAAACTTGCAATAGACTGGGCATATAAATTAAGTAGAACATATGGTTGTAGAATGATGCACCGAAGTAGTAATTATGGAGAAAATATATTCTGGGCAAATTATCCTGTTACAGCAAAGTATGTGGTTGATTATTGGGCAGAGGAAAGATTTAACTATGATTATTTATCTGACAGTTGTAAACCAGGTAAAGTATGTGGGCATTATACGCAGATTGTTTGGAAAGATACAAGAGAAATAGGCTGTGGCAGGGCTCTATGTCAGGGAGGAGAGGAAATCTGGGTTTGTAATTACAATCCTGCAGGTAATATCAAAGGTAAGAAGCCTTATTAA
- a CDS encoding acyl-CoA dehydrogenase family protein, which translates to MDYFLTEEQRMIKDLARQIAEEHVLPVRAELDETGEFPWDIMKILAQADMFRVFIPSEYGGLGTGALELCLVVEELSRVCLGVSTTYAANALGTYPILLFGTEEQKKKYLPDIADGKRLVAFALTEPNAGSDAGGIQTTATKDGDYYILNGRKQWITNGGEAEIYTVIALTDKSKGARGASAFIVEKGTPGFSFGKKENKMGIRASATRELIFEDCKIPKENMLGREGMGFIVAMKTLDQSRVGVGAQGLGVAQGAFEEAAKFAKQRVQFGQPVISFQAVQHMLADMAIQIEAARALIYSVARYIDSGAKDITKASAMAKTFATDVAMKVTVDAVQVMGGSGYMKDYPVEKMMRDAKILQIYEGTNQIQRNVIGQAIIKELTKSGI; encoded by the coding sequence GTGGATTACTTTTTAACTGAAGAACAAAGGATGATAAAAGACTTAGCAAGGCAGATTGCAGAAGAACATGTTCTTCCTGTCCGGGCAGAGCTTGATGAAACAGGAGAATTCCCATGGGATATCATGAAAATTCTTGCCCAGGCAGATATGTTCAGAGTATTCATTCCAAGTGAATATGGAGGACTTGGAACAGGTGCCCTTGAACTTTGTCTTGTTGTGGAAGAGTTATCAAGAGTTTGTCTTGGAGTTTCAACTACCTATGCTGCAAACGCACTTGGGACATACCCAATTCTTCTTTTTGGAACAGAGGAGCAAAAGAAAAAATACTTACCTGATATAGCAGATGGGAAACGTCTTGTTGCTTTTGCACTCACCGAACCAAATGCAGGAAGTGATGCAGGAGGAATTCAAACAACTGCTACAAAAGATGGAGATTATTACATTCTTAATGGAAGAAAGCAATGGATAACAAACGGTGGAGAAGCTGAGATTTATACAGTTATTGCTTTGACTGATAAAAGCAAGGGAGCAAGGGGTGCATCTGCTTTTATTGTTGAGAAAGGAACTCCTGGCTTTAGCTTTGGTAAAAAAGAAAATAAAATGGGTATAAGAGCTTCTGCCACCAGAGAATTAATATTTGAAGACTGTAAAATTCCAAAAGAAAATATGCTCGGCAGAGAAGGCATGGGTTTTATTGTCGCTATGAAAACACTTGATCAGAGTCGTGTTGGTGTCGGAGCTCAGGGACTTGGAGTTGCTCAGGGAGCTTTTGAAGAAGCAGCAAAATTTGCTAAGCAGAGAGTTCAATTTGGACAGCCTGTAATAAGTTTCCAAGCAGTCCAGCACATGCTTGCTGATATGGCAATTCAGATTGAAGCTGCAAGAGCACTTATTTATTCTGTTGCAAGATATATTGACAGCGGAGCAAAAGATATTACAAAGGCTTCAGCAATGGCAAAAACATTTGCAACAGATGTAGCAATGAAAGTAACAGTTGATGCAGTACAGGTCATGGGTGGTTCAGGATATATGAAGGACTATCCTGTTGAAAAAATGATGAGAGATGCAAAAATTCTTCAGATATATGAAGGAACAAATCAGATTCAGAGGAATGTCATAGGACAGGCAATTATAAAGGAATTAACAAAATCAGGTATTTAA
- a CDS encoding TldD/PmbA family protein yields the protein MHLQHTWNEYLDSVLKKIPDIHADWEIYFLRRKTHSVEGKDLKLDKKKDATREFFSIRVIKDKKAGFSICSEINKIPEAFQLATTLAQISDQDEFLALPCPEQIKKVEVFDEQLINKEESLPEILINMQKSALFDRRIKKLRNAEISFTIDEKGIINSKGISLYQPFTSIMVHIIAIAEERDSQMGWAYRTERFLKNINFEDVALEAGKKALMLLSPRKIKPFKGITILSPYVACEFLELIAQSISAENYQMGKSLFSGKIGQIVINEKLNIIDDALSPEKFGSTPFDAEGVPASKKVLIKNGILTSLLHNTYTANRAGTLSTGNAIRTDRGLSVGPTNLYIDNEGEKPSPEDLIKQVDKGIYVVEVMGMHTANPVSGDFSVGVSGIYIENGELKHPVKEVIYSGNVIELFKNIRALANDLKFFGNTGSPTLLVEGADISG from the coding sequence ATGCATCTGCAACATACATGGAATGAATATTTAGATTCAGTTTTAAAAAAAATACCAGATATTCATGCTGATTGGGAAATTTATTTTCTAAGAAGAAAAACTCATTCAGTAGAAGGTAAAGATTTAAAACTTGATAAAAAAAAGGATGCTACAAGAGAATTTTTTTCAATAAGAGTAATAAAAGATAAAAAAGCTGGATTTTCAATTTGTAGCGAAATAAATAAAATTCCTGAGGCTTTTCAGTTAGCAACTACGCTTGCTCAAATATCTGACCAAGATGAATTTTTAGCTCTTCCATGTCCAGAACAAATAAAAAAAGTGGAAGTTTTTGATGAACAATTAATCAACAAGGAAGAATCACTGCCTGAAATATTGATAAATATGCAAAAATCAGCTCTTTTTGATAGAAGAATTAAAAAACTCAGAAATGCAGAAATAAGCTTTACAATTGATGAAAAAGGCATAATAAACTCAAAAGGCATCTCTCTTTATCAACCTTTTACAAGCATTATGGTTCATATAATTGCAATTGCTGAAGAAAGAGATTCTCAGATGGGATGGGCTTACAGAACTGAAAGATTTTTAAAAAATATCAACTTTGAAGATGTTGCATTAGAAGCAGGTAAAAAAGCTTTAATGCTTCTTTCTCCCAGAAAAATTAAACCATTTAAAGGAATTACAATTTTATCTCCCTATGTTGCATGTGAATTTCTTGAACTTATAGCTCAATCTATTTCTGCAGAAAACTATCAAATGGGTAAATCTCTTTTTTCAGGCAAAATCGGACAAATTGTTATAAACGAAAAATTAAATATCATTGATGATGCACTGTCTCCAGAAAAGTTTGGTTCAACACCATTTGATGCTGAAGGTGTTCCAGCATCAAAAAAAGTTTTAATTAAAAATGGGATTTTAACATCTCTTTTACATAACACCTATACAGCAAACAGGGCAGGAACATTATCTACAGGAAATGCAATTAGAACAGATAGAGGACTATCCGTAGGTCCAACAAATCTATATATTGATAATGAAGGGGAAAAGCCTTCTCCAGAGGATTTAATAAAACAAGTTGACAAAGGAATCTATGTTGTTGAAGTTATGGGTATGCATACAGCAAATCCTGTTAGTGGAGATTTCTCAGTGGGAGTTTCAGGAATTTATATAGAAAACGGAGAATTAAAACATCCTGTAAAGGAAGTAATATACTCTGGCAATGTGATAGAATTATTCAAAAATATACGAGCATTAGCTAATGATTTAAAATTTTTTGGAAACACTGGTTCACCAACCCTTCTTGTAGAAGGTGCAGATATATCTGGTTAA
- the queD gene encoding 6-carboxytetrahydropterin synthase QueD, with amino-acid sequence MYKLKIITGFDAAHQLKGYKGKCENIHGHNWKVEVEVISEKLNEIGIALDFKELKKNVDEVVSQLDHTFINQIPPFTQLNPSSENIARWIYMSLKDKFNTTLVRLYSVTVWESDYASATYME; translated from the coding sequence ATGTATAAGTTGAAAATTATTACAGGATTTGATGCTGCTCATCAACTAAAAGGTTATAAAGGAAAATGTGAAAATATTCATGGACACAACTGGAAAGTGGAAGTAGAAGTAATTTCAGAGAAACTTAATGAAATCGGAATTGCTCTTGATTTTAAAGAATTAAAAAAAAATGTTGATGAAGTAGTATCCCAGCTTGACCATACCTTTATAAACCAAATTCCACCGTTTACACAATTAAACCCTTCAAGCGAAAACATAGCAAGATGGATATATATGTCTCTGAAAGATAAGTTCAATACAACGCTTGTAAGACTTTATAGTGTTACTGTCTGGGAGTCTGATTATGCATCTGCAACATACATGGAATGA
- the hpt gene encoding hypoxanthine phosphoribosyltransferase: MFIGTPLISEDQIQKKVKELAYKISADYANKDLLVIGVLKGSFMFFSDLIRYIQTPLKVDFIIASSYIKDSSSGEVKIHYFPREEIQGKDVLLVDDIIDTGISLKVIREKILSMNPSSLKICVFLDKTERRVVDVPVNYTGFKIPNKFVVGYGLDYHEMFRNLPYITVFKKEVK, translated from the coding sequence ATGTTTATTGGAACACCGCTTATTTCAGAAGACCAGATTCAAAAGAAAGTTAAGGAACTGGCATACAAAATATCTGCAGACTATGCAAACAAGGACTTACTTGTAATCGGGGTTCTCAAAGGCTCATTTATGTTTTTCTCAGATCTCATAAGGTATATTCAGACTCCTTTAAAAGTTGATTTTATTATTGCATCCAGTTACATAAAAGACTCATCCTCTGGAGAAGTAAAAATTCATTATTTTCCGAGAGAGGAAATTCAAGGCAAAGATGTGCTTCTTGTGGATGATATTATTGATACAGGAATTTCTTTAAAAGTCATAAGAGAAAAAATTCTTTCAATGAATCCATCTTCTCTTAAAATTTGTGTTTTCCTTGATAAAACAGAAAGAAGAGTTGTTGATGTTCCTGTTAACTATACTGGCTTTAAAATTCCTAATAAATTTGTTGTTGGCTACGGGCTTGATTATCATGAAATGTTCAGAAATCTCCCTTATATCACAGTCTTCAAGAAAGAAGTGAAATAA
- a CDS encoding site-2 protease family protein codes for MNGFFQGAWQIGKVFGIPIRIHYTWLIVFGLITWSLSTFYFPKVAPQLPVASYWINGVVAAFLLFFSVAIHELAHSLVAKRYKLTIESITLFIFGGVAQMKGEPPSAKAEFRIAIAGPLTSFFLAAFFFLFSLKTTNIGFKSLFSYVYQLNLILGFFNLIPGFPMDGGRVLRAYLWSKKKDYLYATQKASKIGQNIAIFFMIFGVFSLFMGIPTGLWLILIGWFLYSAAYGSYQQSTLEALLHNVKVKDLMVKDLVTVSPSMSIQEVINNYFLKYGYTGFPVISEGKYLGILALRDIKSIPEEDRPLREVSEFYGRHKPQWEISPQDNALNALEKMLREDVGRLVILEDGKITGMITRNGIARYLEIKKFITKINE; via the coding sequence ATGAATGGATTTTTTCAGGGAGCATGGCAGATTGGAAAAGTTTTCGGAATTCCCATAAGAATACACTACACTTGGCTTATTGTTTTCGGACTCATCACATGGTCACTTTCAACATTTTATTTTCCGAAAGTTGCGCCACAGTTACCAGTAGCTTCTTACTGGATTAATGGAGTAGTGGCTGCGTTTTTGCTATTTTTCTCTGTAGCAATACATGAACTTGCCCATTCACTTGTAGCTAAGAGATATAAGCTTACAATTGAAAGTATCACGCTTTTTATTTTTGGTGGAGTTGCTCAGATGAAAGGAGAACCTCCAAGTGCGAAGGCTGAGTTTAGAATAGCCATTGCCGGTCCCCTAACAAGCTTTTTTTTAGCGGCTTTTTTCTTTTTGTTTAGTCTGAAAACAACAAATATCGGTTTCAAGTCTCTTTTTTCCTATGTTTACCAGCTCAACCTAATCCTTGGTTTTTTCAACCTTATACCGGGGTTTCCTATGGATGGTGGCAGGGTTCTAAGAGCGTATTTATGGAGCAAAAAGAAAGATTACCTATATGCTACCCAGAAAGCATCAAAAATCGGACAGAATATAGCAATATTCTTCATGATATTTGGTGTATTCTCTCTTTTTATGGGGATTCCCACAGGTCTCTGGCTCATTTTAATTGGATGGTTTCTCTATTCCGCAGCCTATGGAAGTTATCAACAATCAACACTTGAGGCACTGTTACATAATGTTAAAGTAAAGGATTTGATGGTAAAAGATTTAGTTACTGTTTCTCCATCAATGAGCATTCAAGAGGTGATTAATAATTATTTTCTTAAGTATGGTTATACAGGATTTCCCGTAATCTCTGAAGGCAAATATCTGGGTATTTTGGCACTAAGGGATATAAAAAGTATTCCTGAAGAAGACAGACCACTAAGAGAGGTATCTGAATTTTATGGTAGGCACAAACCTCAATGGGAGATATCTCCTCAAGATAATGCATTAAATGCTCTTGAAAAGATGCTCAGAGAAGATGTAGGAAGACTTGTAATTTTAGAAGATGGGAAAATTACAGGCATGATAACAAGAAATGGAATTGCTAGATATCTGGAAATAAAAAAATTTATAACTAAAATAAATGAATGA